One window of Magallana gigas chromosome 2, xbMagGiga1.1, whole genome shotgun sequence genomic DNA carries:
- the LOC136272636 gene encoding uncharacterized protein yields the protein MNMAVPPGGPMEICFSFDTTGSMSSSINAVKENVQELILRLQTDIPGLRIAVFAHGDYCDKNSSYVTKHIDFSTDLKELCNWVKNVESTGGGDSDECYELVLHGVQSLSWTPRSQRALVMIGDANPHGVNYPDNKLRLDWEVELDKLAAMSVRVYGVQCGGSGDERTKNFYQTLANKTAGRRVELEQFSNLFDFIMAICYREQGAEFLDLYEQEVRARDARMGLHKDVHALFGALREGEEEPSTSSSTAEKPKSRTLPFKPALKKKPSLTKAPSITKLKKNSSLIHKVKKTIAKKKPSSAVDRKKAKLLAISCQKMNALRKLKRENVPDTNFSLNKIQWSPWELVISPTKPENDSLWSERYRGRKGFRKTSVCEGKTFPAAVYEFCVRKLSDPKRYVTYCKLSSGFTKTRCWESRLLSHSDVRSQVNKIVALGYSVYVRRCLLNDSNKDTVRKSLLRYDYAWKRVTNVRDSQRDISVA from the exons ATGAACATGGCTGTTCCACCAGGAGGACCAATGGAGATCTGCTTCTCTTTTGATACTACTGGGTCGATGTCCAGTTCTATAAACGCTGTAAAAGAAAATGTGCAAGAATTGATTCTACGACTACAGACGGACATACCCGGTCTTAGAATTGCTGTCTTCGCTCATGGTGATTATTGTGATAAAAACTCGTCATATGTCACCAAACACATTGACTTTTCAACCGATTTGAAAGAACTGTGTAACTGGGTGAAAAATGTTGAATCCACGGGTGGCGGCGATAGCGATGAATGTTATGAATTGGTGTTGCATGGGGTTCAAAGTCTATCGTGGACGCCGAGATCACAGAGAGCTCTGGTGATGATTGGAGATGCAAATCCGCATGGTGTAAATTACCCAGACAATAAATTGAGATTAGATTGGGAAGTGGAATTAGACAAATTGGCAGCAATG AGTGTCCGCGTGTACGGTGTACAGTGCGGAGGTTCGGGCGATGAGAGAACCAAAAACTTCTACCAAACACTGGCCAACAAGACGGCGGGCAGACGAGTGGAGTTGGAGCAGTTTTCCAActtatttgattttatcatgGCTATTTGCTATAGAGAGCAAGGAGCAGAGTTTCTAGACCTCTATGAACAGGAAGTCCGTGCCAGAGATGCTAGAATGGGTCTCCATAAGGACGTACACGCTCTGTTCGGGGCTCTAAGAGAGGGAGAAGAAGAACCTTCAACTTCCTCGTCAACCGCAGAGAAGCCAAAGTCCAGAACACTTCCATTCAAGCCAGCTCTGAAAAAGAAACCTTCGCTCACAAAGGCTCCTTCCATTACCAAACTGAAGAAAAACAGTTCCCTCATTCATAAAGTCAAGAAAACCATCGCCAAAAAGAAACCCAGCTCTGCAGTCGATAGAAAGAAGGCGAAACTCTTGGCCATTTCTTGTCAAAAG ATGAACGCTCTTAGAAAACTGAAGAGAGAAAACGTTCCGGACACGaacttttctttaaacaaaatacagtggTCCCCATGGGAACTAGTTATCTCTCCCACCAAACCAGAAAACGACTCTTTGTGGTCTGAAAGATACAGAGGAAGAAAGGGTTTCCGCAAAACCAGCGTCTGCGAAGGAAAGACTTTTCCGGCAGCTGTGTACGAGTTCTGTGTGAGGAAACTTTCCGATCCTAAACGCTACGTGACATACTGTAAATTGTCGTCAGGATTCACCAAGACAAGGTGTTGGGAATCGAGACTTTTATCTCATTCTGACGTTCGATCCCAAGTCAACAAAATTGTTGCTTTAGGGTATTCCGTCTATGTACGACGATGTTTGTTGAATGATTCTAACAAAGACACTGTCAGGAAATCATTACTTCGATATGACTATGCTTGGAAGCGAGTTACAAATGTTAGGGATTCGCAAAGAGATATATCAGTAGCATAA
- the LOC136272637 gene encoding uncharacterized protein: MNMAVPPGGPMEICFSFDTTGSMSSSINAVKENVQELILRLQTDIPGLRIAVFAHGDYCDKNSSYVTKHIDFSTDLKELCNWVKNVESTGGGDSDECYELVLHGVQSLSWTPRSQRALVMIGDANPHGVNYPDNKLRLDWEVELDKLAAMSVRVYGVQCGGSGDERTKNFYQTLANKTAGRRVELEQFSNLFDFIMAICYREQGAEFLDLYEQEVRARDARMGLHKDVHALFGALREGEEEPSTSSSTAEKPKSRTLPFKPALKKKPSLTKAPSITKLKKNSSLIHKVKKTIAKKKPSSAVDRKKAKLLAISCQKMNALRKLKRENVPDTNFSLNKIQWSPWELVISPTKPENDSLWSERYRGRKGFRKTSVCGGKTFPAAVYEFCVRKLSDPKRYVTYCKLSSGFTKTRCWESRLLSHSDVRSQVNKIVALGYSVYVRRCLLNDSNKDTVRKSLLRYDYAWKRVTNVRDSQRDISVA, from the exons ATGAACATGGCTGTTCCACCAGGAGGACCAATGGAGATCTGCTTCTCTTTTGATACTACTGGGTCGATGTCCAGTTCTATAAACGCTGTAAAAGAAAATGTGCAAGAATTGATTCTACGACTACAGACGGACATACCCGGTCTTAGAATTGCTGTCTTCGCTCATGGTGATTATTGTGATAAAAACTCGTCATATGTCACCAAACACATTGACTTTTCAACCGATTTGAAAGAACTGTGTAACTGGGTGAAAAATGTTGAATCCACGGGTGGCGGCGATAGCGATGAATGTTATGAATTGGTGTTGCATGGGGTTCAAAGTCTATCGTGGACGCCGAGATCACAGAGAGCTCTGGTGATGATTGGAGATGCAAATCCGCATGGTGTAAATTACCCAGACAATAAATTGAGATTAGATTGGGAAGTGGAATTAGACAAATTGGCAGCAATG AGTGTCCGCGTGTACGGTGTACAGTGCGGAGGTTCGGGCGATGAGAGAACCAAAAACTTCTACCAAACACTGGCCAACAAGACGGCGGGCAGACGAGTGGAGTTGGAGCAGTTTTCCAActtatttgattttatcatgGCTATTTGCTATAGAGAGCAAGGAGCAGAGTTTCTAGACCTCTATGAACAGGAAGTCCGTGCCAGAGATGCTAGAATGGGTCTCCATAAGGACGTACACGCTCTGTTCGGGGCTCTAAGAGAGGGAGAAGAAGAACCTTCAACTTCCTCGTCAACCGCAGAGAAGCCAAAGTCCAGAACACTTCCATTCAAGCCAGCTCTGAAAAAGAAACCTTCGCTCACAAAGGCTCCTTCCATTACCAAACTGAAGAAAAACAGTTCCCTCATTCATAAAGTCAAGAAAACCATCGCCAAAAAGAAACCCAGCTCTGCAGTCGATAGAAAGAAGGCGAAACTCTTGGCCATTTCTTGTCAAAAG ATGAACGCTCTTAGAAAACTGAAGAGAGAAAACGTTCCGGACACGaacttttctttaaacaaaatacagtggTCCCCATGGGAACTAGTTATCTCTCCCACCAAACCAGAAAACGACTCTTTGTGGTCTGAAAGATACAGAGGAAGAAAGGGTTTCCGCAAAACCAGCGTCTGCGGAGGAAAGACTTTTCCTGCAGCTGTGTACGAGTTCTGTGTGAGGAAACTTTCCGATCCTAAACGCTACGTGACATACTGTAAATTGTCGTCAGGATTCACCAAGACAAGGTGTTGGGAATCGAGACTTTTATCTCATTCTGACGTTCGATCCCAAGTCAACAAAATTGTTGCTTTAGGGTATTCCGTCTATGTACGACGATGTTTGTTGAATGATTCTAACAAAGACACTGTCAGGAAATCATTACTTCGATATGACTATGCTTGGAAGCGAGTTACAAATGTTAGGGATTCGCAAAGAGATATATCAGTAGCATAA